Genomic DNA from Paucilactobacillus hokkaidonensis JCM 18461:
ACTATTACCGTAATCATGAGGTAATTCCTAGTTTGCTGCACGGAGATCTATGGTCCGGTAACTATATGTTTTCCACTGATGGCACTCCTATTTTAATCGACCCAGATGTATTTTATGGTGATCGCGAGTTAGATCTGGCGATGACCACTATTTTTGGTGGCTTTAATGATCAGTTCTATCAGGCTTATCAGGATATTTATCCGCTAGCAAGTGGATTTGAAGAACGACTACCTTGGTATCAATTTTACTACCTGTGTATGCATCTAAATCTGTTCGGCGAAACCTATGGTGGCTCAGTTGATCGGATTCTGGGTAATTACTAATCAAAATATTTTTAAAAAAAGCATGACGTGATTCAAACATCGAATCATATCATGCTTTTATTATGGCTCTTACTGTTAAACCTAATCATTTAAAATCTCCGTGATACTATGAATCTTAATTTCAGGGTTAGAAGTAACTTCAATCAGATCATCTGGATCAAATAAAATACCAGCGATACCAGCATTATGTCCGGCATCAATATCTAAATTACGATCACCAACCATCACTGCAGTTTCACGGTCAACCTTATGCTTATCAATCAAATAATTAAGTGAGGTTGGATTTGGTTTACGAGGAAATGGTTGTTCAGCGGTAATAAAATCAGTGAATAATGATTTTATCCCATCTTGTGTAATGAACTCCATTGCACTGTTGTTTCGATGAGTTAACAAATAATTTTGACCACCATTTTGGACTACTTGTTGTAAAGCGTTTCTGACACCCTCAAATAATTGTGGTTGTTGCAACTTTTTTTCTAGTGGATAGTAAACAGCTTCTAAATCAGAGCGCTGTAGCTTATCTTGCTTGACATACTGATCAAAGGCAACCCCTAAACTATCCTGGCGCATTATTTTATAGATCGCATTTTTGTTAGGTTCAACCTGAAAATGAGTTAATGTCTGGGCAAATGCATTCACCATTTGTGGATAAGTATCATAAAGTGTACCGTCTAAATCCCAAAAATATGTCTGATACATTTTTCTTCCTCCACTACTTCTACTTTTCAAATAAAATAGTCGTTGGCCCATCATTTTCAAGTTCAATCTTCATATCAGCACCAAAATGACCAGTTGCAACGTTTATACCAGTATCTCGTAATGTTTGATTAAATAAATCATATAGTGGTTCAGCAATTGCCGGGCCAGCAGCCTTAGAAAAACCAGGCCGATTACCATGTTTAGTATCTGCATACAATGTGAATTGCGAGACCGACAAGATCTCTCCTTGCACATCTTGTAAACCGAGATTCATTTTGCCGGCATCATCTTCAAACACACGTAAATTAATAATTTTATGCACTAGGTAATCTATTGCTGATTTGTCATCTCCAGGTGCAAACCCAACCAATAACAGATAGCCTTGTTTAATCTGCCCAACAATTTGATCGTCAATCGTGACCTTTGCATGATTAACTTTTTGTAAAACTACTCGCATAATTTCCTCCTGTTAGTGGATTGTTCGTTTAACCACGTAAACATCTTGGATATTTTTCAAACTTTCCATAATTCGTTGTAAGTGCTCACGATTACGAATACCAATGGACGCACTAATGGTCACTACTTTATCATGATCCACTTTTCCATTAACAGAGTTCAAGTATTTAGTACTATTATTAATTGATTTTAAGACATCATTTAATAGACCGTTACGATTGTATCCTTGTACTTCCAAATCAGCGTTGTAATTGGTTTTATCACCATCTGGATTTTCCCAATCAACTTTAACGATCCGTTCACCATGTTCTTCCGCTGCTTTAATATTAGGACAATCAACTCGATGGACAGACACACCACGTCCTTTAGTAATATAACCAACAATATCATCCCCAGGAACAGGACTACAACAATGACTTAACCGAACTAACAGATTATCGACACCTTCAATAATAACTCCGCCTTGAGAACTAATTTTTTTCTTCTCATGATGCTGACCTTGCTGACCATTCTTCGCATTTTCATCTGAAAGTGTCTTATGCTCTTCGAGTAATTCTTTTTCGGCTTTCCGTTGGCGGTCATCTTCCATTTGTTGACGGGCGTCTTGTGACATTCGATTGGCCACACCAACTGGTTGTAAATCACCAAATCCAACCGCCGCAAACATATCTTCACTGCTACTATAATGTAATTTAACAGCGACTTGTGCGGCCTTTTCAGGAGTCATGATTAATTTTGCATTGAAGCCATCATCACGCAATTTATGTTCAATCATTTCGACCCCAGAATTAATATTTTCTTCTCGGTCAGCTTGTCGGAAGAACTGTTTAATTTTATTACGTGCACGCCTAGTTGAAACTAAACTAAGCCAATCACGACTAGGTCCAGCAGAAGAATTAGACGTCAAAATATCGACAATATCGCCATTTTTTATTTCATAATCCAATGGCACAATTTTACCATTGACCTTGGCACCAGTTGTCTTGTTACCCACTTCAGTATGGATAGTATATGCCATGTCAAGTGGGCCAGCACCTTTAGGTAACTCTAAAACGTCACCTTTGGGAGTGAAAGCATAAACCCGATCAGCAAAAATGTCACCTTGAACTCCTTGCATAAAGTCATCAGCATCATTACTTTCACTTTGGATCTCTAGAATCTCTTTAAATAGATTCAATTTATCATCAGAAGCATTTTCACGCACACCATTTTTGTTGCCCTCTTTGTATGCCCAATGAGCGGCAACTCCAAATTCAGCAATTTCATGCATCTCATGCGTTCTAATCTGGACTTCCAATGGTCGGCCTTCTGGTCCAACCACAGTTGTATGTAATGATTGGTAGCCATTGACCTTAGGCATTGCAATGTAGTCTTTAAACCGACCAGGCATCGGTGTCCAATTGGTATGGATTGCACCCAAAACAGCATAACAATCCTTAATTGATTCAACGACTACCCGAATAGCCAATAAGTCATAAATTTGACTAAACTGTTTATGTTGCGTCACCATTTTACGATAAATCGAATAGATATGCTTTGGACGACCATAAATTTCAGTTTCATTGCCCAAATCAAGATCATCAATGGCATCTTTAATATTCTCAATTGCATGATTAATATATTCAATTCGCTCATCGCGTTTTGAATTCATCAAATGGACAATTCGATAGTACTGTTGTGGATTCAAGTATCTTAACGATAGATCCTCTAATTCCCATTTAATTGTACTAATACCTAATCGATCAGCAATTGGTGCATAGATCTCTAGTGTTTCATTAGCGATCCGCCGTTGCTTGTCAGGACGTAAATGCTGCAACGTACGCATATTGTGCAATCGATCAGCCAGTTTAACAATCATGACCCGAATATCTTTAGACATAGCTAAGAGGAGCTTACGATGATTTTCAGCCATCTGCTCTTTATTAGACTTATATTTAATTTTGCTCAGCTTAGTGTCACCATCGACAATCATCGCCACTGTAGGACCAAATAATTCCTCGACATCAGCTAAGACAACTCCAGTATCTTCAACAATATCATGTAAATAACCAGCACAAATAGTCTCAGGGTCCATATGTAAATTAGCTAGTATTCCAGCCACTTGGATTGGGTGAATAATATACGGTTCTCCAGACTGGCGTTTTTGACCGTTATGTGCTCTGTCAGAAAAATGATAGGCACTCTCAATCAACTTAACATGGTCTTCATTCATATATGAAGCGACAATGTCTCTTACATCTTCATGAGTTAGATTCTTTTCTTTCGCCATTTTCCACCAACTTACCTTCCAATTGTTATTTATCCCAACTACGATTGCAGTAATTATACAGTTAACTAACTACGTTTGGTAATTTTATGGTTCTCATTAGTCATTGCATAACTTAAGTAACTAACACATAAATACACTAATCCAAAATAATATGTATATTTTGGTAAAACCAAATAAGCGCCAATTAAATAACAAATTGGAAAAACAAACAAGCGCCAGCGACCAAGTTTTGCATTGGCAGTTTTAATGCCTTGATAAATACTATAGGCGCCATTAACCAAAATTAAAACCACAAATACTGAGCTTGCTCGATGAATAAATGGAGCAAATTCAATAATATAAGATAAAATAATACCTAACCCAATCGACCAGCATAGCAGTGGCCAATCCAATTGCTTTACTAACTTAATTTGTTTCATCAATCAGTCCTCCAATTCAAAATAATATGAGGCAGCGGCTAACAAATATAATGGTGCGGTTTCAGTTCTTAAAATCCGTGGTCCTAAGCCGGCAACAATGACCTGCTTTTGCTGCATTTGAGCAACTTCATCACTTGTCAGACCGCCTTCAGGTCCAAAAATTGCCAATAAGGAATCCCCCGATTGTAATTCTGAAAAAGTTGCAGCCAGTTGGGACTTTTCATTTTGTTTAGCTGCTTCCTCCCATGCGACTACCCGTCTCGTAATCTTATCAGTTTCGTCCAATAAACTACTCAATGATTTTGAATAGCTAATTACTGGGACGATATTGCGATGTGACTGTTCTGCAGCATTTTGTGCTATCTGCTGTAATCGCTCCAATTTGCGAGCCCGTTTTGCAGCAGGCCACTTAGCAATCGAACGCTGTGAAGTAAAGAAGATAACCTCGTGAACGCCAAGCTCGGTCGCCTTTTGGACAATCAATTGTGCTTTCTCACCTTTAGGTAAACCACAAGCAATTGAAACCGATACTGGTAATTCACTGCTACTGCTTTTAGCCAGTGGCCCATCTAGTACTGCCTGGGCACCATCCTGGTTAATACTGCTAACATGCCCTAAGTAAACCAGTTGGTCTGGTTGCACAAATTCAGCCTGTGTTCCTACCTCAGCCCGTAATACTGTAACCAGATGATGGGCTGTTTGTTCATCTAAGTAAAATGGTTGCTTTATTAATTGTTTGGTTGTTAAAAAATATCTCTGCAATTTATCACCTATTCGTCGGGTAATGGTTTATAGGCAATAATGCCATACCAATCATCAATCTTCAATGTTTCTTGGATTCTAAATCCTTGTTTCTGTAATTTTTCAATAATCAAGTCAGCTTTATCAGCAATAATACCAGAGCACAAGAAATGACCGCCAACGTTCAACCGTTCGTAAGCCTGTGGAATCAATGGAACAATGATTTCAGCAAGAATATTAGCCACAATTATATCTGCAGATTGCGTGACTCCTTTAAGCAAGTCATTGGGAGTAATACGGATTGATTTCGCAATTGGGTTAAGTTTAATATTTTCAAGTGCTGACCTAACCGCCACATCATCAACGTCATAAGCGTAGACATTCCCGACGCCTAGTAACTTGGCTGCAATACTTAAAACACCAGAACCAGTTCCGACATCCAGCAAAGTTTCGTTACCACGAACCACCATCTCCAGTGCTTGTAGCATTAATCGAGTGGTCGGATGTGTTCCGGTACCAAATGCCATTCCAGGATCCAAATAGATCAATTGCTCATCACGTTGCTGTGGTTGATATTCTTCCCAACTAGGAACAACTGTCAAATGTCTAGTCACTCGGACCGGATGGTAATACTTTTTCCAGGCCGTAGCCCAATTTTCATCAGAAACAGCACTACTAGTGACTTCACCAGTCCCTGGGTTCAACCCAAAACTAGCTAATTTAGCCACCCGCTGTTTAATTGTTGGTAAGATTTCAGGAACAAACACACTTTGCGGATAATAGGCCGTCACAGCTGCTCCTACTTTGAGATGCGGAATGTCATCTGGATCCGTAATTTCACCGTGTGGCCCATACTTTCCTGGCTTAAGATTGGCAAAATCCTTTGAATCTTCAATTTTAACTCCACTCGCGCCCAAATCATTTAAAATAAAGCTGACCGCTTCAACGGACTCACTTTCTGTTGTAACTGTAACTTGTGTCCATTCCATTATTATGTCCACCTTTTTATCTAACCGCATACTGTCAAGCTCAATTTAAGTAATGAATAATATATTACATTTTAGCATAGCTTTGATTGCAATGGTACCGCTGCTTTGTGAATTAACTAAAAGCAAAAAAGAACAAAACCGAAGTCCTGTTCTTTCAACTCGTACATAATCATCAAACTAGTATATTTTATTCACCGTCATCACTACTCGATACTTTGTGATACTCAGCAGGCTCGTCAGCATACTTAAGTATATTAGACTCTAAGTGACGTTCTAAATAATTAACTAGCTGCGCTTCCGTGTCAAAAATCCGCGGATTATGTTGTTTGTGAAGTCGCAAATCGATCTCATTAATCTTTAGTCGGCCAGTCCAAGTATGGGAGTAGCGAATGATTACCCGATTATTAAGTTCATGCTTACCAAACGAAAAGACATAGACGTGTTGTGGTGTCATCATTGGACGAATATACTCTTTTTTATACCTAAGATCGTACTTATGCATAAATTGTTTAGTTTTATTCAGCATGGTAATCACCTCCTCTTAGAATTATTTTTAATCACCGATTTTTTCCTATAAGATAACATGATATCCGATTTATTAGCGTTTGTAAAGCCTTTTGCTCTAGTTAATGATTTTTTTCACAAAAGTAATATACTGTTTTTTGTGTTGCTCGTATATTAAGAGTAAGATTAAAATAATGAAATATTCAATACAATTAGAGATTATCAATGGAGGTAAATTATGCAATCATTAATAAATATTTTAGTCATTTTAATTGGTATCGAGCACCTCGGAATAATGTTACTAGAAATGTTTGGTTCTCCAGAAAGACAAGCTAAGGCTTTTAATATGCATCTTGAGTTTGTCCATCAGCCAAGTGCTAAAACGGCACTTGGTAATCAAGGAATCTATAACGGCGCCTTAGGATTAATATTGATTGCCACTCCCTTTTTATTCTCAGGAACTGGCCTAACAATGATACTGACACTTTTACTAGGATACGTTATCCTTGTTGCAATTTATGGTGGCTTCACTGCCACCAAAAAGATCTTTATCATTCAACTATTACCAGCTGTAATTGTAATGGCACTGATTTGGTTGGTTTAACGTATTTTAAAAACTAAACAAAGTTTCACCAATCGTGATCAAACTTGGTCACGATTATTTATTGTACAATCACTTCTTCTTGTGGGTCTCTTCTTCCCCAGTTTGCAGCACAGCCATAAAGGCTTCTTGGGGGATATCAACCACCCCAACTGACTTCATTCTCTTTTTACCACGCTTTTGTTTATCTAACAACTTGGCACGTCGATCAGGATCTCCTGTATGAATCTTTGAAGTCACATCTTTCCGATAAGCCTTGATATTAGTACGCGCAATTATTTTGGAACCAATTGCCGCTTGAATCGGGATTTCAAAATTTTGGCGAGGAATAATTGTCTTTAATTTAGCAGTAATATCACGACCACGTTGTTCTGCAAAGTCCACGTGGGCAATAAAACTTAATACATCAACTTTCTCACTATTTAGCAAGATATCAATTTTAACCAAGTTACTGGGACGATAATCTTCAATTTCGTAATCTAGTGATGCATATCCGCGCGTATTACTCTTAAGTTTGTCAAAGAAATCAAAAATAATTTCTGACAATGGGATATGGTAAATAATATTAACGCGAATATCATCCAGATAATCCATCGTATCAAAGATCCCCCGCTTGCGTTGACACAATTCCATTACGGCACCCACATATTCATTTGGCACCATAATTTGGGCCTTAACAAACGGTTCATTAATTGCTTTGATAGTGGCAGCATCTGGCATTTCTGCTGGATTTTCAACTTTCTTTTCACTGCCATCAACCAAATCAACTCGATATGTTACTGAAGGCGCCGTGGTGATCAAATCAAGGTTAAATTCTCGCTCCAACCGTTCTTGAACCACATCCATGTGAAGTAATCCTAAGAACCCACAACGGAATCCAAAACCTAATGCTTGTGATGATTCGGGTTCAAAGGTTAGCGAAGCATCGTTTAACTGTAGTTTTTCCAAGGCCTCTCGTAAATCAACAAATTTAGCATTGTCAGTTGGATATAACCCAGAATAAACCATCGGATTCATTTTACGATATCCTTCTAGTGGCTTTGCAGTAGGATTATCTGCGCTAGTCACCGTATCACCAACTTGCGTATCTTGAATATCCTTAATACTACCAGTGATGTACCCAACATCCCCGGCCATCAAGATATCACGAGCTAATGGTTTGGGTGAGTTAACGCCAACTTCTGTGACTTCATATTCAGTTCCGCCATTCATCAACTTGATCCGATCTCCCGGCTTAACAGTTCCTTCAAATACGCGGACGCTTAAGACCACACCACGATAATCATCATAAATTGAATCAAAAATTAAAGCTTTTAGCGGCTTATCCAAATCACCATCTGGCGCAGGCACATTTTTTACAACTTGTTCCAAAATTTCTTCGATTCCAATTCCGGTTTTGGCACTCGCTAATACAGCATCTGAAGCATCCAATCCAATTTCGTCTTCAATTTCTTTGCGGACTTTTTCTGGCTCGGCCGAGGGTAAGTCAATTTTATTAATCACTGGTATAATCGCCAAATCGTTGTCGATCGCCAAATAGACGTTAGCCAACGTTTGGGCTTCAACACCTTGCGCAGCATCAACTACTAAAATAGCCCCTTCGCAAGCAGCTAACGAACGAGACACTTCATAAGAAAAATCAACGTGTCCTGGAGTGTCAATTAAGTGAAAAATATAGGTCTCACCATCTTCAGCATGGTATTTTAATGCCACCGCGTTTAACTTGATTGTAATTCCACGTTCGCGTTCCAAATCCATTGTGTCTAATAACTGATCTTGCATTTCACGTTTGGAAACTGTATCCGTCAGTTCCAAAATCCGATCAGCTAACGTTGATTTACCGTGATCAATATGGGCCACAATTGAAAAATTACGGATATGTTTTTGTCGTTCTTTCATTTCATCTAAGTTCATAGTTGTGCTCACTTTCTCCGTGTTCATTAACATATAGTATACCAATGCTCCTGGTTCAACTCAATCATTGCTAACAAAGAGAATGATTAAAATTGGTAGTCTATCGTAACATCAGATAGATATGTATCTAAAAAGCTTTGTAAACTCTCAGATTGAGTCCACAAAGCTTTTAAATCGCCCTTAATCATCAAAGGCATTTTTTAATTTATCAAACACATTTTTTTTGACGCCTGAAACTTTTTCACCACTCGCTGCAGCAAATGCAGTCAGTGCTTCTTTTTGTTGCTTGTTCAGGTTCTTTGGTGTTTGTACATGCACAGTGACATGTTCGTCACCAGTACCATTACCATTTAGCTTTGGTGCACCTTTGCCACGTAGGCGGAATTTAGTTTCTGTCTGCGTACCAGCAGGTACCTTCAACTTTACATCACCATGAACAGTTTTAACATTTACCTCATCACCTAGAGCAGCTTGAGCAAATGAAATATGCTGGTCAAAGAAGATGTCAGAACCATCACGCTTAAACTCACGACTTGGGGTTACTCGGAAAACAATGTACAGATCCCCATAAGGTCCACCATTGTCGCCTGCTTCACCTTGATTTTGCAACCGCATTTGTTGACCATCATCAACACCAGCGGGAACATTAACCTTTAGTTCGTGACGCTGCGAAACATGACCACTACCACCACAAGTTGGGCATTTTTCTTTAATTTCTTTACCAGTACCGCCACATACATCACAAGTTTGTTGTGATCGCATCCGACCTAATGGTGTGTTTTGCACAACATCAATCACCCCACGACCGTCACACTTATGACAAGTTACTGGTGACGTACCTGGCTTAGCTCCATTACCACCACAAGTATCACATTGTGCTTGCCGGTTATACTTGATCGTTGTATCTTTACCAAAGATGGCTTCTTCAAACTTAAGCGTCATATTATACTGTAAATCACGACCTGGCGTGGGTGCTGAAGGGTCACGTTGTCGTGATCCGCCCCCACCAAAGAATTGACTAAAGATGTCGTCAAAACCACCGCCACCTTGACCACCAAATCCGCCAAAACCTTGGCCACCTTGACCGCCAAAGCCACCAAAGCCCTGGCCTTGAGGACCAGCTGAACCATATTGGTCATACTGACTACGTTTTTGCTCGTCTCCGAG
This window encodes:
- the prmA gene encoding 50S ribosomal protein L11 methyltransferase, producing MEWTQVTVTTESESVEAVSFILNDLGASGVKIEDSKDFANLKPGKYGPHGEITDPDDIPHLKVGAAVTAYYPQSVFVPEILPTIKQRVAKLASFGLNPGTGEVTSSAVSDENWATAWKKYYHPVRVTRHLTVVPSWEEYQPQQRDEQLIYLDPGMAFGTGTHPTTRLMLQALEMVVRGNETLLDVGTGSGVLSIAAKLLGVGNVYAYDVDDVAVRSALENIKLNPIAKSIRITPNDLLKGVTQSADIIVANILAEIIVPLIPQAYERLNVGGHFLCSGIIADKADLIIEKLQKQGFRIQETLKIDDWYGIIAYKPLPDE
- a CDS encoding DUF1304 domain-containing protein; the protein is MQSLINILVILIGIEHLGIMLLEMFGSPERQAKAFNMHLEFVHQPSAKTALGNQGIYNGALGLILIATPFLFSGTGLTMILTLLLGYVILVAIYGGFTATKKIFIIQLLPAVIVMALIWLV
- the lepA gene encoding translation elongation factor 4, producing the protein MNLDEMKERQKHIRNFSIVAHIDHGKSTLADRILELTDTVSKREMQDQLLDTMDLERERGITIKLNAVALKYHAEDGETYIFHLIDTPGHVDFSYEVSRSLAACEGAILVVDAAQGVEAQTLANVYLAIDNDLAIIPVINKIDLPSAEPEKVRKEIEDEIGLDASDAVLASAKTGIGIEEILEQVVKNVPAPDGDLDKPLKALIFDSIYDDYRGVVLSVRVFEGTVKPGDRIKLMNGGTEYEVTEVGVNSPKPLARDILMAGDVGYITGSIKDIQDTQVGDTVTSADNPTAKPLEGYRKMNPMVYSGLYPTDNAKFVDLREALEKLQLNDASLTFEPESSQALGFGFRCGFLGLLHMDVVQERLEREFNLDLITTAPSVTYRVDLVDGSEKKVENPAEMPDAATIKAINEPFVKAQIMVPNEYVGAVMELCQRKRGIFDTMDYLDDIRVNIIYHIPLSEIIFDFFDKLKSNTRGYASLDYEIEDYRPSNLVKIDILLNSEKVDVLSFIAHVDFAEQRGRDITAKLKTIIPRQNFEIPIQAAIGSKIIARTNIKAYRKDVTSKIHTGDPDRRAKLLDKQKRGKKRMKSVGVVDIPQEAFMAVLQTGEEETHKKK
- a CDS encoding 16S rRNA (uracil(1498)-N(3))-methyltransferase codes for the protein MQRYFLTTKQLIKQPFYLDEQTAHHLVTVLRAEVGTQAEFVQPDQLVYLGHVSSINQDGAQAVLDGPLAKSSSSELPVSVSIACGLPKGEKAQLIVQKATELGVHEVIFFTSQRSIAKWPAAKRARKLERLQQIAQNAAEQSHRNIVPVISYSKSLSSLLDETDKITRRVVAWEEAAKQNEKSQLAATFSELQSGDSLLAIFGPEGGLTSDEVAQMQQKQVIVAGLGPRILRTETAPLYLLAAASYYFELED
- the dtd gene encoding D-aminoacyl-tRNA deacylase, encoding MRVVLQKVNHAKVTIDDQIVGQIKQGYLLLVGFAPGDDKSAIDYLVHKIINLRVFEDDAGKMNLGLQDVQGEILSVSQFTLYADTKHGNRPGFSKAAGPAIAEPLYDLFNQTLRDTGINVATGHFGADMKIELENDGPTTILFEK
- a CDS encoding HAD-IA family hydrolase, whose amino-acid sequence is MYQTYFWDLDGTLYDTYPQMVNAFAQTLTHFQVEPNKNAIYKIMRQDSLGVAFDQYVKQDKLQRSDLEAVYYPLEKKLQQPQLFEGVRNALQQVVQNGGQNYLLTHRNNSAMEFITQDGIKSLFTDFITAEQPFPRKPNPTSLNYLIDKHKVDRETAVMVGDRNLDIDAGHNAGIAGILFDPDDLIEVTSNPEIKIHSITEILND
- the dnaJ gene encoding molecular chaperone DnaJ — its product is MAEKDLYDVLGVAKDASQDDIKKAYRKLSKKYHPDINKEPGAEEKFKDVNEAYETLGDEQKRSQYDQYGSAGPQGQGFGGFGGQGGQGFGGFGGQGGGGFDDIFSQFFGGGGSRQRDPSAPTPGRDLQYNMTLKFEEAIFGKDTTIKYNRQAQCDTCGGNGAKPGTSPVTCHKCDGRGVIDVVQNTPLGRMRSQQTCDVCGGTGKEIKEKCPTCGGSGHVSQRHELKVNVPAGVDDGQQMRLQNQGEAGDNGGPYGDLYIVFRVTPSREFKRDGSDIFFDQHISFAQAALGDEVNVKTVHGDVKLKVPAGTQTETKFRLRGKGAPKLNGNGTGDEHVTVHVQTPKNLNKQQKEALTAFAAASGEKVSGVKKNVFDKLKNAFDD
- a CDS encoding RelA/SpoT family protein, with product MAKEKNLTHEDVRDIVASYMNEDHVKLIESAYHFSDRAHNGQKRQSGEPYIIHPIQVAGILANLHMDPETICAGYLHDIVEDTGVVLADVEELFGPTVAMIVDGDTKLSKIKYKSNKEQMAENHRKLLLAMSKDIRVMIVKLADRLHNMRTLQHLRPDKQRRIANETLEIYAPIADRLGISTIKWELEDLSLRYLNPQQYYRIVHLMNSKRDERIEYINHAIENIKDAIDDLDLGNETEIYGRPKHIYSIYRKMVTQHKQFSQIYDLLAIRVVVESIKDCYAVLGAIHTNWTPMPGRFKDYIAMPKVNGYQSLHTTVVGPEGRPLEVQIRTHEMHEIAEFGVAAHWAYKEGNKNGVRENASDDKLNLFKEILEIQSESNDADDFMQGVQGDIFADRVYAFTPKGDVLELPKGAGPLDMAYTIHTEVGNKTTGAKVNGKIVPLDYEIKNGDIVDILTSNSSAGPSRDWLSLVSTRRARNKIKQFFRQADREENINSGVEMIEHKLRDDGFNAKLIMTPEKAAQVAVKLHYSSSEDMFAAVGFGDLQPVGVANRMSQDARQQMEDDRQRKAEKELLEEHKTLSDENAKNGQQGQHHEKKKISSQGGVIIEGVDNLLVRLSHCCSPVPGDDIVGYITKGRGVSVHRVDCPNIKAAEEHGERIVKVDWENPDGDKTNYNADLEVQGYNRNGLLNDVLKSINNSTKYLNSVNGKVDHDKVVTISASIGIRNREHLQRIMESLKNIQDVYVVKRTIH